From Acidipropionibacterium acidipropionici, one genomic window encodes:
- the fabG gene encoding 3-oxoacyl-ACP reductase FabG, which produces MTDEPASTAGEGRVALVTGGSRGIGAAIAARLAADGYRVAATSRAGTAPDGVLPIACDVTDADSVDAAFTTVEKELGPVEVLVANAGITKDTLLARMKEEDFTSVVDANLTGVYRVIRRGARAMTRARFGRIIVMSSVVGLMGSPGQVNYAASKAGLVGIARSVSRELGSRGITCNVVAPGFINTDMTSVLPEKTIADYEQRIPAHRLGEVDDVVNAVRFLADDATSYITGAVIPVDGGLAMGH; this is translated from the coding sequence ATGACTGATGAGCCTGCCAGCACAGCCGGGGAGGGCCGGGTGGCCCTGGTCACCGGGGGATCACGGGGCATCGGGGCGGCGATCGCCGCCCGCCTGGCGGCCGATGGCTACCGCGTTGCGGCCACCAGCAGGGCCGGTACCGCACCCGACGGCGTCCTGCCGATCGCCTGTGACGTCACCGACGCCGACTCCGTCGACGCCGCCTTCACGACGGTCGAGAAGGAGCTCGGCCCCGTCGAGGTGCTCGTCGCCAACGCCGGCATCACCAAGGACACGCTCCTGGCGCGGATGAAGGAGGAGGACTTCACCTCCGTCGTCGACGCCAACCTCACCGGCGTCTACCGGGTGATCCGGCGCGGCGCCCGCGCGATGACCCGGGCGCGCTTCGGCCGCATCATCGTGATGTCCTCGGTGGTCGGGCTCATGGGATCGCCCGGCCAGGTGAACTACGCCGCCTCCAAGGCCGGCCTGGTCGGCATCGCCCGCAGCGTCTCCCGGGAACTCGGTTCGCGCGGGATCACCTGCAACGTCGTCGCCCCCGGATTCATCAACACCGACATGACCTCGGTGCTGCCGGAGAAGACGATCGCCGACTACGAGCAGCGCATCCCCGCCCACCGGCTCGGCGAGGTGGACGACGTCGTCAACGCCGTCCGATTCCTCGCCGACGACGCCACCTCCTACATCACCGGAGCCGTCATCCCGGTCGACGGCGGCCTCGCCATGGGGCACTGA
- the fabI gene encoding enoyl-ACP reductase FabI yields the protein MGLLDGKTILVTGVTMHTSIAFKVAEIAQQQGARVIVSNIPRAIRVTNRAVKKLDPVPEVIELDATDDEALAALPETLRGLGVEQLDGVVHAIAFANPKTALGGEFLNTEWKDVDVALHTSTYSYVSLAKAVQPLFGDTASVVGLTFDATVSWPFYDWMGVAKSGLESANRYLARYLGKDQVRCNLVSAGPLDTMAKTSIPGADAFNDLWGERAPLGWDTKDATAAAKAIVALLSDWFPATTGEMIHVDGGLHSTGA from the coding sequence ATGGGACTTCTCGACGGTAAGACCATCCTCGTCACGGGCGTGACGATGCACACCTCGATCGCCTTCAAGGTGGCCGAGATCGCCCAGCAGCAGGGCGCCCGCGTCATCGTCTCCAACATCCCCCGCGCCATCCGCGTCACCAACCGCGCGGTCAAGAAGCTTGACCCGGTACCCGAGGTGATCGAGCTCGACGCCACCGACGACGAGGCCCTGGCCGCCCTGCCCGAGACCCTGCGCGGCCTGGGCGTCGAGCAGCTCGACGGTGTCGTCCACGCCATCGCCTTCGCCAACCCGAAGACGGCCCTGGGCGGGGAGTTCCTCAACACCGAGTGGAAGGACGTCGACGTCGCCCTCCACACCTCCACCTACTCCTACGTCTCACTGGCCAAGGCCGTCCAGCCGCTCTTCGGCGACACCGCGTCGGTAGTCGGCCTCACCTTCGACGCCACCGTCTCCTGGCCCTTCTACGACTGGATGGGCGTCGCGAAGTCCGGCCTCGAATCGGCCAACCGGTATCTCGCTCGCTACCTCGGCAAGGACCAGGTGCGCTGCAACCTCGTCTCCGCCGGACCCCTGGACACCATGGCCAAGACGTCGATCCCCGGAGCCGACGCCTTCAACGACCTGTGGGGGGAGCGGGCCCCGCTGGGCTGGGACACCAAGGACGCCACCGCCGCCGCGAAGGCCATCGTGGCCCTGCTGTCTGACTGGTTCCCCGCCACCACCGGCGAGATGATCCACGTCGACGGCGGGCTGCATTCCACCGGCGCCTGA